In Fibrobacter sp. UWB2, the following are encoded in one genomic region:
- a CDS encoding T9SS type A sorting domain-containing protein: protein MNKKVFAASALLAISAAFAGGFETWLGDAPQIQTGLGNETNTHGYWYSYNDNDDGGTSKIVWPVESDSYNAYDGSMDPVIEHCGGICGSAVLDKGILTYNPFVGIGFNVVGEDASGNPVPGDASAWGGLCITYTSAAAPSLELGLGDFDATIGYANPSFSLAKAASAHANKVIPWSSFTQPSWYKGTTKITGEEAAKQLVSVKFKIQAASGNYAFNICAIGPYDGTCPSTCDCCGPIFPDAINSVRGPSNAKATLLGRNLGISGVNSAAMVEVRNIQGQVVAKGAIDKGSTLDLSSLNVGVYMVHVTGKSANFVDKIVLR, encoded by the coding sequence ATGAACAAGAAGGTTTTTGCCGCTTCGGCATTGCTTGCTATTTCTGCCGCATTCGCAGGTGGGTTTGAAACTTGGTTGGGCGATGCTCCGCAGATTCAAACGGGTCTCGGTAACGAAACCAATACTCATGGGTATTGGTACAGTTATAATGACAATGACGATGGTGGTACTTCGAAGATTGTATGGCCAGTTGAGTCCGACTCCTATAATGCTTATGACGGTTCGATGGACCCCGTTATTGAACACTGCGGTGGTATCTGTGGTTCTGCGGTCCTCGATAAAGGCATTTTGACCTATAATCCGTTCGTCGGTATTGGTTTCAACGTCGTTGGTGAAGACGCTTCTGGTAATCCGGTTCCAGGTGATGCTTCTGCTTGGGGCGGCCTCTGCATTACTTATACTTCCGCTGCTGCTCCGTCTCTTGAACTCGGTCTCGGAGACTTTGATGCCACAATTGGTTATGCAAATCCGTCGTTTTCTCTTGCGAAGGCTGCTAGTGCTCATGCAAATAAGGTTATTCCTTGGTCTAGCTTTACACAGCCCTCCTGGTACAAGGGGACTACGAAAATTACAGGTGAAGAAGCGGCAAAACAGCTTGTTTCGGTGAAGTTTAAGATTCAGGCTGCTTCTGGTAACTATGCCTTCAATATCTGCGCTATCGGCCCGTACGATGGAACTTGCCCGAGCACCTGTGACTGTTGCGGTCCTATTTTTCCTGATGCGATTAATTCCGTTCGAGGACCATCCAATGCCAAGGCGACCCTCTTGGGGCGTAATCTCGGTATTTCCGGCGTAAATTCGGCTGCTATGGTCGAGGTCAGGAACATCCAGGGGCAAGTGGTTGCCAAGGGGGCCATTGACAAAGGCTCTACGTTAGACCTTTCTTCTCTCAATGTGGGCGTGTACATGGTCCATGTGACCGGCAAGTCCGCCAACTTCGTAGATAAAATCGTGTTGAGGTGA